In a single window of the Littorina saxatilis isolate snail1 linkage group LG3, US_GU_Lsax_2.0, whole genome shotgun sequence genome:
- the LOC138961936 gene encoding uncharacterized protein: protein MESLRNIPSLRHLYIVRRDDNAWVSFKDFYQTLCDNSPAPFPVRKDNMLATLKHTKNSVCTNSQGKHLIALRAILPFCFSYADKIAFCAKLVREIEMCLLPTQDNVQCMSQTGRRRQEEPEEADSVHRESDTCISFCASSDTFHTWQIIRENHDWNNAQLATCLLKCYEKSLRSDVCAACDFPLSLLVYCSKCFHIAAKDEHSQQGSPQQPSSSRLPTHRSNQRVTSLLSTSLSSVTVKEMCEAACRDSNENHATVADESNELPEMESVEVDEHCERSDTTCDDCDEVCDTGGVELDMSDRESDRLPCTSNLSPRTGRAEAADLSQLGRCQPTVDYRHQKTLGLGWTEDGSRPQVAPVSTANGFMFPASVSTANGSPRSELPSGSPLFFKLGAACLRLEAALQSSDLESGSSGPVSSSRQLPVSSVKTERPWFDTSEQLSVPAINNQQLSSPAISSEQLFLSTITRQQLSSLAVSDQVPVASRQDSPVRPVTDAAVDVTKLQCVEEGRTDVREKVLCGTKHNIHAPAPFPTQLTHNVPGPFCAASVVSRGVEYTNVQSEAPVSSAFSGRSETSVSVSESGRKDTFQQTDKHMTGMKCMDDHSTFPLRSTLSNQPKSVRKVTPRGEDKHDEQRREETVPLMFKCFLCDSPFKSFRLMMCHLRSHPFPTAQCPVCKKKLPVAFSVSDHVCTVDEQPPFTCTVCAATLASMKNYREHFAVHTGEKHHLCNVCGYATSRGMNFKDHLLTHSTLKPYACKQCDKSYKSLTSLGRHTRTHSGRRYVCEMCAKRFFQPSHLKLHMRVHTGEKPYQCKLCPARYNNGTSLARHTKVHTGEKPYQCQTCGRSFALKGNLLSHRRRHNTNSQTGKA, encoded by the exons ATGGAGTCTCTGAGAAACATCCCCTCCCTGCGTCACCTGTACATCGTCAGGAGAGACGACAACGCCTGGGTATCTTTCAAAGACTTCTATCAGACACTCTGTGACAACAGTCCTGCTCCTTTTCCTGTGCGAAAAGACAACATGTTGGCCACTTTGAAACATACCAAGAACTCTGTGTGCACAAACAGCCAAGGCAAACACCTGATTGCTCTTCGTGCTATCCTGCCGTTCTGTTTTAGTTACGCTGACAAAATAGCGTTCTGTGCCAAACTCGTTAGGGAAATAGAAATGTGCCTGCTGCCAACACAGGATAATGTGCAG TGTATGAGCCAGACAGGGAGGAGGAGACAGGAGGAACCAGAGGAGGCTGACAGCGTGCACAGAGAGTCCGACACGTGCATCTCTTTCTGCGCCTCCAGCGACACATTCCACACGTGGCAGATCATCAGAGAGAACCACGACTGGAACAACGCTCAGCTTGCAACTTGTCTCCTCAAATG TTATGAAAAATCACTGAGAAGTGATGTTTGTGCTGCTTGTGACTTCCCACTGAGCCTCTTAGTCTACTGTTCCAAATGCTTCCACATTGCTGCTAAAGACGAACATTCTCAACAGGGATCCCCCCAACAGCCATCCTCCTCCCGCCTGCCAACCCATCGTTCAAATCAGCGCGTGACTTCACTGCTTTCAACCTCTCTTTCATCCGTCACAGTTAAAGAGATGTGTGAAGCAGCGTGTCGTGACAGCAACGAAAATCATGCAACAGTTGCTGATGAAAGCAACGAACTGCCTGAGATGGAAAGTGTTGAAGTGGATGAACACTGTGAAAGATCGGACACAACGTGCGATGACTGCGATGAAGTGTGTGACACTGGAGGTGTGGAGCTTGACATGAGTGATAGAGAAAGTGACAGGCTTCCTTGTACCAGCAACCTATCACCTAGAACTGGGCGTGCTGAGGCCGCCGACTTGAGCCAGCTGGGAAGGTGCCAACCAACTGTTGATTACAGGCACCAGAAAACATTGGGACTGGGTTGGACAGAAGATGGCAGCAGACCGCAAGTTGCACCCGTTTCCACAGCCAATGGGTTCATGTTTCCTGCATCTGTTTCAACAGCGAATGGATCTCCCCGCTCAGAGCTTCCGTCTGGTTCTCCGTTATTCTTCAAACTTGGTGCTGCTTGTTTGAGATTAGAAGCTGCGCTACAATCCAGTGACCTTGAATCTGGAAGTTCTGGTCCAGTGAGTTCTAGTAGACAGCTACCTGTGTCCAGTGTGAAGACAGAGAGGCCTTGGTTTGATACTAGTGAACAGCTCTCTGTGCCCGCAATTAACAATCAGCAGCTATCCTCGCCCGCAATATCCAGTGAACAGCTATTCTTGTCCACAATCACCAGACAACAGCTATCGTCACTTGCAGTCAGTGATCAGGTGCCAGTGGCTTCCAGGCAGGACTCACCTGTCAGACCTGTGACAGATGCTGCTGTTGACGTGACAAAGCTGCAAtgtgttgaagaggggaggaCTGATGTGAGGGAGAAAGTGCTGTGTGGAACAAAGCACAACATCCATGCCCCAGCTCCATTTCCCACACAACTCACCCACAATGTTCCAGGGCCATTTTGTGCAGCCAGTGTTGTGTCAAGGGGAGTGGAATACACCAATGTTCAAAGTGAAGCTCCTGTGTCTTCGGCTTTTTCAGGCCGCTCTGAGACTTCAGTCAGTGTCAGTGAGAGCGGAAGGAAAGACACATTtcagcaaacagacaaacacatgacGGGCATGAAGTGCATGGATGACCATAGCACATTTCCCCTGCGTTCAACATTGTCCAACCAGCCCAAGAGTGTACGTAAAGTCACGCCTCGAGGAGAAGACAAACACGACGAACAGAGGAGGGAGGAAACTGTACCACTTATGTTCAAGTGCTTCCTCTGTGACTCGCCTTTCAAATCCTTCAGGCTGATGATGTGTCACCTTCGCTCTCACCCCTTCCCCACTGCGCAGTGCCCTGTCTGCAAGAAGAAACTTCCCGTGGCCTTTTCTGTGTCTGATCATGTTTGTACCGTAGATGAACAACCCCCCTTCACCTGCACCGTCTGTGCCGCTACTCTGGCGTCCATGAAGAACTACAGAGAACACTTCGCTGTTCATACAGGAGAAAAACACCACCTGTGCAACGTCTGTGGCTACGCTACTTCCCGTGGTATGAATTTCAAAGACCATTTGCTGACTCACAGTACGCTCAAACCTTACGCATGCAAGCAGTGCGACAAGTCTTACAAGTCGCTAACCAGCTTGGGAAGGCATACGCGTACTCACTCAGGACGGAGATATGTCTGCGAGATGTGTGCCAAACGTTTCTTCCAGCCGTCACACCTAAAACTACACATGAGAGTCCACACTG GTGAGAAACCGTACCAGTGCAAGCTATGTCCAGCCCGTTACAATAACGGTACGTCTCTTGCTAGACATACCAAAGTGCACACTGGAGAGAAACCATACCAGTGTCAGACCTGTGGCAGATCCTTTGCTTTAAAGGGCAATCTTCTCAGTCATCGCCGCAGACACAATACCAACAGTCAGACAGGGAAGGCATGA